Genomic DNA from bacterium:
TTATATTCCTGTTTATAACTCTGGCCCTGTAAAATCGCCGATAAATTTTAATGATATGCTTTCATTTATAAAAAACCAGCAGGCAAAGGATATTTTAGGTCTCGCGTTAAACAAGCTTTCGGGAATAAATATTTCGGCTTCAGTTTCGTATGATGATAGTCCGCAGATAATTAATACTATGTTGGCAAGAGCAGATGTTACAACTTTTAGATCAGCAAATCCTGACAGCAAAATTGATATGTTTTTGATTCCGAGTAAGTCGATAGACACATTAAATTTAAGGAACGATGCAGACTGGATTGTAAACTTCTATGGAGAATCTTCTTCACTTGTACTTTGGCTTCACCCGGGAACAGTTAATGGTGATATAACAGTTTTATCTAATTAAAAAATTCTTTACACGATAAGCACCAGATAATTATTGTAGCTTATCAGTCTTCTATAATCTCAATACTTCCTTTCGGTGGCAGTTTTATTGTGTAATCTGTTCGTAATTTGTTGGTAAGATAATTATCACGAAGCCACGGGTTGAACATTTTCAAAATAAAATAATTGATTCCAAGGCTTTCAGCATAATCAGCAAGATCTGCAACAGAACTGTCAAGCGTTACTTCAGTAAACTCGATTGGTTCATATTTCTCATCATCTTTTATATCAAAACCGTACTTCTCAGGATTTTGGAGAATGTATTTAAGGGATACTATCCTTGCTACAAACCTGGAAGTTTCAGAGTTCAATACTAAATTGAAATAACTTTTTGCTTTCTGCCTTTCCTGCTGTTTCATAACACCATCTTGACCCATGTTATATGAAGCTGCTGAAGTTATCCAGCTTCCCAACATATTATAGGAGTCCTGCAGATATTTGCACGCAGCTTCGGTGGATTTTTCAACGTGATATCTTTCATCAACCTGTGAATTAATTTCGAGTCCGTACTTTTCACCGGCTTCTTTCATAAACTGCCAGAAACCGGTAGCGCCCGCAGGAGAAACAACATTTTCCAGATTACTTTCTGCAACGGATAGATATTTAAAGTCATCTGGAATATTATTTTTCTTTAAGATTGGCTCAATTACCGGGAACCATCTGTATGCTCTTTTTATAGCAAGTATTGTTGCTGAATGCCAGTATGTATTTGATAAAAACTCTCTTTCCATTCTTTCATAAACTTCAAAGTTATCAGTCGGGATTTTTTCTCCGGCAAATTCAAGATATGTTGGTATTTCAGGTGAAATAATTCTATAGCCCTGCGGAAAAGTTTCATCGGGATTGCCATTAGCGTTAGTAATATTGTTGGAAAGTAAAAATGTAATTATTAAGAATCCCAAACCAATTGTTACTGTAATTCCAAGAAAGAAAAAGTATAAGTTCGATTTATTATTTTTCATATAGAGTTCCGCTGTGTTTTAGTATTTTTGTTATAGTTTTCTGTTGCGATTATATAGATTTTAAATCTAAAAGGAAAAACCAATCGGCATATTTTACCATGGATGAGAACATCAACCTGGAAATAAGATCTTCGAAGCAGTACAATCCTCAGATGCACTCTGCTGAACACATACTTAATCAAACAATGGTAAGAATGTTTAATTGTGGAAGATCATTCAGCAATCATATCGAAAAGAAAAAATCAAAATGTGATTATCATTTTAACAGAAATTTAACTTCGGAAGAAATAGAACAGATCAACTTAAAAGTAAACGAAGTTATTCAAGGGGACTTACTTGTTAAAGAAGAGTTTTATTTGAAAGAAGAAGCGGAGAAAATATTTAATCTTTCAAGGCTTCCCGATGATGCCGGCGATAAAGTTAGAGTAATTAAAATAGGAGACTATGATACCTGTCCCTGCAGTGGTCTGCATGTTGATCGTACAAAAGAAATTGGCAGCTTCAAAATAATTTCCACAAGTTTTGAAGACGGAGTGTTGAGAATCAGATTTAAACTGCTAAACAATATTTAATCTACTTAATAAAGAAAAATTCCTGTTAAATAATTATCTCAGAAAGGAAAAATCAATGAAGATAGGGAAATTACTTCTACTGAATGCACTTTTAATATTTAACTTTAGTACTATAATTTTATCCCAGGAAAATCCGTTTCAGTTGTCACTCTTCGACCCGATTCAAATAGTACCAAACAATGAATCAATAAGCGGCATAAGAATTAATTTTATATACTCAAAGAATGCAAACATAACCGGATTAGATGTTGGACTGGTAAATGTAACCACGGGCAAACAGTTAGGAGTCCAGTGGGGAGCCGTTGATATAACAGAAGGTGGATTTACCGGATGGCAAGGAGGGTGGATTGTAAATATTTCCAAGGGGGATTTCGTGGGTTTACAAACAGCTTTTGTTAATTACCATGGCGCACATTTCAATGGCCTTCAATTGTCCCTGGTGAATTATGCTGCTACTCTTGAAGGGCTTCAGCTTGGATTGATAAATATTATTGGAAGCGGTGGATTCCTTCCGGTGTTTCCGTTTTTTAATTTTGATTTTGATTAAAAAAAATTCGGAGAAGCACTTTGAAATATTTATCTGACATTCTTTCAACCTTTATTCTTGCTATCTCTTTTATTGTCACTGGATGTGATAGTAATATTAATACCATTGAAACAGCCTCCCCTGATGGAAAAATTAAAGTAAAATTTGTACTGTCAGATAAAGGCAGAGCAGGTTATTTCATTGAATTCAATAATCAAAGAGTAATTGATACTTCCAGTGTTGGCTTTGATTTTAACGAAACCGAATCTTTCGACGAAAATCTTGAAATCATAAATTCATATACTTCATCCTTTGACGAAACATGGGAAACTATCTGGGGAGAACAAAGGTTCGTCAGAAATAATTATAAAGAACTGAAAATTGAATTGAATGAAAAAAATGAGACTGGAAGAACCTGCTTTCTCGTTTTCAGAGTTTTTGATGATGGTGTAGGTTTCAGGTTTGAGTTTCCTGAACAGAAAAATTTAACAGACGTTACAATTCTCGATGAAAATACTCAGTTTAAATTAACCGGAGATCATACTACCTGGTGGTCTCCCGGTGATTGGGATATTTATGAGCATCTTTTTAATACAACAAAGTTCAGTGATATTGACGCGCTTTCAAAAAGAGGAAACGAAGCGCTAGCACAAACATATATTCCTGAAAATGCTGTAAATCTTCCTGTTACAATGAAAACCGCCGAAGGAATTTATATCAGTATTCTGGAGGCCAATCTTACTAACTATGCTGATATGACTTTGAAAGTTGGTAAAGAAAATCTTCTCTTCCAGAGTGAGCTTGTTGGAAATGATTCGGGAATAAAAGTAAAAACCAAAACTCCCTTCGTTACTCCCTGGAGATTGATTTTAATTTCTGATAAGGCAACGGATCTTGTATGCTCAAGAACTATATTAAATCTTAATGAACCAAATAAACTTGAAGATGTATCCTGGATCAAGCCGACAAAGTATGTGGGGATATGGTGGGAAATGCATCTTGGTAAAAGTACATGGGATATGAAGAGCGGAAGACACGGTGCAACAACAGAAAATGCAAAAAGATATGTTGACTTTGCCTCTAACAACGGAATTGGAGCAGTGTTAATTGAAGGTTGGAACACGGGTTGGGAAAACTGGTTCGGCACTCACGATCGGGAAGGTATTTTTGATTTCGTTACTCCATATCCCGATTATAATTTGTATGAAGTCGTTCAATACGCAAAAGAAAGAAATGTTCAGATCATTATGCACCATGAAACTTCTGCAGCAATAATGACTTATGAAAAACAAATGGATACTGCGTTTGCACTTTGTAAAAGTTTAGGAATTCACGCTGTCAAAACAGGGTACGTTGGACAAATTCTTCCTGACGGAGAATATCATCACGGACAGTGGATGGTTAATCATTATAGAAAAGTAATGGAGAAAGCAGCAGAGTATCAGATGATGGTCAATGTTCACGAACCAATAAAGCCAACGGGACTTAGAAGAACTTATCCGAACTTGATCAGCGCAGAGGGTTTGAGAGGTCAGGAATTTAATGCCTGGTCACCTGATGGTGGAAATCCGCCTGAGCATTTGACAATAGTTCCTTTTACGAGAATGCTTGCTGGTCCGATTGATTATACGCCCGGGATCTTCGATATAAAATTAGATAAGTATAAAAAAGAAAATCAGGTTAACACAACTCTTGTCCATCAGCTTGCACTTTATGTTGTAATTTATAGTCCGTTGCAAATGGCTGCAGATCTTCCTGAAAATTATGAGGGTCATCCCACATTTCAATTCATCAGGGATGTTGGCGTTGATTGGGATACCTCAATTGTATTGAACGGTGAGATCGGAGATTTTATTACCATTGCGAGAAAAGAACGAAACACAGACAAATGGTTTCTTGGAAGCATCACTGATGAAAATGAAAGAGTGATAAATATTTCACTGAACTTTTTAGATGTTGGGAAAAAATATACGGCCGTAATTTATTCAGATGGAACCGATT
This window encodes:
- a CDS encoding lytic transglycosylase domain-containing protein, with the translated sequence MKNNKSNLYFFFLGITVTIGLGFLIITFLLSNNITNANGNPDETFPQGYRIISPEIPTYLEFAGEKIPTDNFEVYERMEREFLSNTYWHSATILAIKRAYRWFPVIEPILKKNNIPDDFKYLSVAESNLENVVSPAGATGFWQFMKEAGEKYGLEINSQVDERYHVEKSTEAACKYLQDSYNMLGSWITSAASYNMGQDGVMKQQERQKAKSYFNLVLNSETSRFVARIVSLKYILQNPEKYGFDIKDDEKYEPIEFTEVTLDSSVADLADYAESLGINYFILKMFNPWLRDNYLTNKLRTDYTIKLPPKGSIEIIED
- a CDS encoding glycoside hydrolase family 97 protein; translation: MLSTFILAISFIVTGCDSNINTIETASPDGKIKVKFVLSDKGRAGYFIEFNNQRVIDTSSVGFDFNETESFDENLEIINSYTSSFDETWETIWGEQRFVRNNYKELKIELNEKNETGRTCFLVFRVFDDGVGFRFEFPEQKNLTDVTILDENTQFKLTGDHTTWWSPGDWDIYEHLFNTTKFSDIDALSKRGNEALAQTYIPENAVNLPVTMKTAEGIYISILEANLTNYADMTLKVGKENLLFQSELVGNDSGIKVKTKTPFVTPWRLILISDKATDLVCSRTILNLNEPNKLEDVSWIKPTKYVGIWWEMHLGKSTWDMKSGRHGATTENAKRYVDFASNNGIGAVLIEGWNTGWENWFGTHDREGIFDFVTPYPDYNLYEVVQYAKERNVQIIMHHETSAAIMTYEKQMDTAFALCKSLGIHAVKTGYVGQILPDGEYHHGQWMVNHYRKVMEKAAEYQMMVNVHEPIKPTGLRRTYPNLISAEGLRGQEFNAWSPDGGNPPEHLTIVPFTRMLAGPIDYTPGIFDIKLDKYKKENQVNTTLVHQLALYVVIYSPLQMAADLPENYEGHPTFQFIRDVGVDWDTSIVLNGEIGDFITIARKERNTDKWFLGSITDENERVINISLNFLDVGKKYTAVIYSDGTDSHWDKNPTSYKIENKIVNNSDTLNLKLAPGGGTAISFIPEE